The following are encoded together in the Lathyrus oleraceus cultivar Zhongwan6 chromosome 3, CAAS_Psat_ZW6_1.0, whole genome shotgun sequence genome:
- the LOC127131322 gene encoding 1-aminocyclopropane-1-carboxylate oxidase homolog 1, translating to MIEYSKKINDLGFTIFGYVVAPDPFKPEEIPLLCSCKDIMIEYSKKINDLGFTIFELLSEALGLNPSFLKDFNCAEGHIIQGHYYPPCSGPELTLGVSSHTDADFITLLLQDHIGGLQVLHEGQWVNVPPVHGALVVNIGDLLQLITNSKFVSVYHRVISKNIGPRISVVSFFVNTPDPIKGESKIYGPLKELISEEIPPIYKNFTIKEFLDYFYAKGLDGNSSLEPFKL from the exons ATGATTGAGTATTCCAAAAAAATTAATGATTTAGGTTTCACCATATTTGGTTATGTTGTTGCCCCTGATCCATTCAAACCAGAAGAAATACCATTATTATGCAG TTGCAAAGATATTATGATTGAGTATTCCAAAAAAATTAATGATTTAGGTTTCACCATATTTGAGTTGTTGTCAGAGGCATTAGGACTTAACCCTTCATTTCTCAAAGACTTTAATTGTGCTGAAGGACACATTATTCAGGGTCATTACTATCCACCATGCTCTGGACCTGAACTAACTCTGGGTGTTTCTAGTCACACTGATGCTGACTTCATCACATTACTTCTACAAGACCATATTGGTGGTCTTCAAGTTCTTCATGAGGGTCAATGGGTCAATGTTCCTCCAGTTCATGGTGCTCTTGTTGTAAACATAGGAGATCTTCTACAA CTTATCACAAATAGCAAGTTTGTAAGTGTTTATCACCGAGTCATATCAAAGAACATAGGCCCGAGAATTTCTGTTGTAAGCTTCTTTGTGAATACTCCTGATCCAATTAAAGGTGAATCAAAGATTTATGGCCCTCTTAAGGAACTGATATCAGAAGAAATTCCGCCGATCTACAAAAACTTTACTATAAAAgaatttttggattatttttATGCAAAAGGCCTTGATGGGAATTCTTCCTTGGAGCCCTTCAAGTTATGA